A genomic window from Solanum dulcamara chromosome 11, daSolDulc1.2, whole genome shotgun sequence includes:
- the LOC129872670 gene encoding zinc finger BED domain-containing protein RICESLEEPER 2-like — MRDGAIWTFDQEVSRRALVEMLILDELPFRFVEKEVFGEEGQKFMKFLKETSPRVVTSHEGDEMARCISKCLLDWKLEKIITITVDNASSNDVMVKELHKQMVNWGSNMKYGNHLHVKCMTHILNLIMQDDMKKVGLSIKRVRQMVKYVRQFVVRIRKFAEYCELKNIDSKKSLCLNVSTRSNLTYLMLDAAQYFESAFDRFDLEDDGLSTYLVNRVCEDESVAGSLYVTSNGHFEDIVELYNYLRECMKDNDPSLAKMREKMKEEFVKYWGAPEKMNKVFFIASILDPRNKLEYVGDALEDMLGDEKGSEIKDEMVTYMKSMFEDTKSKKVRNRIQVKRNKQDGTGLGGKSELEKYLSEELEPNDDDDNFDILSWWKAHSPRYKILFEMAHDVLAIPISSVASECAFSTGGRILDSFRSSLTPKLVQAVICLQD, encoded by the exons ATGCGTGATGGGGCAATTTGGACTTTTGATCAAGAGGTATCTCGGAGGGCTTTAGTTGAGATGTTAATCCTTGATGAGCTTCCTTTTCGTTTTGttgaaaaggaag TTTTTGGTGAAGAGGGACAAAAGTTTATGAAGTTTTTGAAAGAAACATCACCGAGA GTTGTTACTAGTCATGAGGGTGACGAAATGGCCCGTTGTATTAGTAAGTGTTTGCTTGATTGgaaattggagaaaataatCACTATAACTGTAGATAATGCTTCTTCTAATGATGTCATGGTGAAAGAGTTACACAAACAAATGGTTAATTGGGGATCTAACATGAAGTATGGTAACCATCTTCACGTGAAATGTATGACTCATATTTTGAATCTTATTATGCAAGATGACATGAAAAAAGTTGGTCTATCTATCAAACGTGTTAGGCAAATGGTGAAATATGTTAGACAATTTGTCGTAAGGATTAGAAAATTTGCGGAATATTgtgaattaaaaaatatagacaGTAAAAAGTCATTATGTTTAAATGTCTCAACCCGGTCGAATTTGACCTACTTGATGTTGGATGCCGCACAATATTTTGAGAGTGCATTTGATAGGTTTGATCTTGAAGATGATGGATTATCAACTTATCTTGTTAATCGTGTTTGTGAAGATGAAAGTGTTgcag GTTCACTCTACGTCACTTCTAATGGTCACTTTGAAGATATAGTTGAGCTTTACAATTATTTAAGAGAGTGTATGAAAGACAATGATCCTTCTTTGgcaaaaatgagagaaaaaatgaaagaagagTTTGTCAAGTATTGGGGTGCTCcagaaaaaatgaataaagtgttTTTTATTGCCTCTATCTTAGATCCTCGTAACAAACTAGAGTATGTTGGCGACGCACTTGAGGATATGCTTGGAGATGAAAAGGGGagtgaaataaaagatgaaatggtAACTTACATGAAATCTATGTTTGAAGA cacaaaatcaaaaaaagtGAGAAATAGGATCCAAGTGAAGAGGAACAAACAAGATGGTACAGGTTTGGGTGGTAAGTCGGAGTTGGAAAAGTATCTTAGTGAAGAACTAGAGCCGAATGATGATGACGACAATTTTGATATCTTATCATGGTGGAAAGCTCATTCTCCTAGATATAAAATTCTTTTCGAGATGGCTCATGATGTGTTGGCAATTCCAATTTCTAGTGTGGCATCGGAATGTGCCTTTAGCACCGGGGGCCgtattcttgattcatttaggaGCTCTTTGACCCCGAAATTAGTGCAAGCTGTTATTTGTCTTCAAGATTAG